In the Juglans microcarpa x Juglans regia isolate MS1-56 chromosome 6D, Jm3101_v1.0, whole genome shotgun sequence genome, one interval contains:
- the LOC121235149 gene encoding E3 ubiquitin-protein ligase SIS3, with protein sequence MAMRGVDFKWYDGFFLSMLATSVVIVAINWKRYHSCTFPLHIWIVVDYTTVFVFRLLMFVDNGFAAGMGLDFGWQQRYARFCGRVVVLSILSLLLYPFLWAWTVIGTLWFRSAKDCLPEEGQKWGFLIWLLFSYCGLFCIACMSLGKWLTRRQAQHLLHAQQGIPLSEYGVLVDMIRVPDWAFEAAGQETRGMGQDAAAYHPGLYLTPAQREAVEALIQELPKFRLKAVPTDCSECPICLEEFHVGNEVRGLPCAHNFHVECIDEWLRLNVKCPRCRCSVFPNLDLSALSNLRADTERTSASVVTTNRYVREPSSQSYLLRLQGLLRPVRTGNAGAAYDDDTSLETVENGGLAVTTLDPSSPEPAPSVEGMVVGQSTPPQH encoded by the exons ATGGCCATGAGAGGCGTCGATTTCAAGTG GTATGACGGGTTCTTCTTGTCCATGCTCGCGACTAGTGT agtaaTTGTTGCGATTAATTGGAAGCGGTACCATTCTTGTACATTCCCGTTGCATATATGGATTGTG GTTGATTACACCACAGTGTTTGTTTTTCGCCTGTTGATGTTTGTAGATAATGGATTTGCTGCTGGAATGGGTTT GGACTTTGGGTGGCAACAGAGATATGCTCGTTTCTGTGGAAGAGTAGTGGTGCTTTCAATTCTGTCTCTGCTACTTTATCCATTCCTCTGGGCTTGGACTGTAATCGGTACCCTATGGTTCAGAAGTGCAAAAGATTGT TTGCCTGAAGAAGGTCAGAAATGGGGTTTCCTTATTTGGTTGCTTTTTAGCTACTGTGGACTTTTTTGCATTGCTTGCATGTCATTGGGGAAG TGGTTGACACGAAGACAGGCGCAGCACCTACTACATGCTCAACAGGGGATTCCTCTATCCGAATATGGG GTTCTGGTGGACATGATCCGTGTACCAGATTGGGCATTCGAAGCTGCTGGTCAGGAAACAAGAGGCATGGGCCAAGATGCTGCTGCATACCATCCTGGACTTTACTTGACTCCAGCACAG AGAGAAGCAGTGGAAGCACTTATTCAGGAACTTCCAAAGTTCAGGCTAAAGGCTGTTCCAACAGATTGCAGTGAATGTCCCATTTGCTTAGAAGAGTTCCATGTAGGGAATGAG GTTCGTGGCCTGCCATGTGCTCACAATTTCCATGTAGAATGTATTGACGAGTGGCTTCGACTGAATGTGAAATGTCCTCGGTGCCGTTGCTCAGTTTTCCCTAATCTTGACCTTAGTGCTTTATCCAATCTTCGTGCTGATACCGAACGGACATCTGCCAGTGTCGTGACAACTAATAGATATGTAAGAGAACCTTCCAGCCAGAGCTATCTGTTGAGATTGCAGGGTCTTCTCCGTCCAGTGCGGACAGGAAATGCAGGGGCAGCTTATGATGATGATACTTCTTTGGAAACTGTAGAGAATGGGGGATTGGCTGTAACGACTCTGGACCCATCAAGCCCCGAGCCAGCCCCCTCAGTCGAAGGAATGGTTGTTGGTCAGTCCACCCCACCACAGCACTAA
- the LOC121235151 gene encoding uncharacterized protein LOC121235151: protein MRKISSSSITTPLLSLRSSLPPSSIPKPHNIPYVPIGRRHLLTAVTISISISVTPFTPPQLNSLLPVFVPVADARGLFQMPPFRLSNRYFLVRAGESEYESLGIINTNPVAKTSVDSGLSEKGKKQTLRAAFELKAMGACENGCWIWPSITQRAYQAAEIIASVNRVSRSYIVPEYSFLDARGLGAYEGKNLDSVSEVYASDSISTRIKPPPIDDGTPNESVADVFVRVTQLMSILETQYSGDTVIIVSPDSDNLTILQAGLVGLDLRRHRDLSFAPGEVRFVDASSIPTYKQPASALYKCLNPPNCN from the exons ATGCGTAAAATATCTTCCTCCTCCATTACAACCCCTCTTCTCTCACTACGTTCATCTCTTCCTCCATCATCGATCCCCAAACCCCACAATATTCCCTACGTCCCCATCGGTCGCCGGCACCTGCTCACTGCAGTCAcaatctccatctccatctccgtCACCCCTTTCACACCTCCTCAGCTCAACTCTCTACTCCCAGTGTTTGTACCAGTCGCAGATGCCCGTGGCCTCTTCCAGATGCCTCCATTTCGTCTCAGCAATAG GTATTTTCTTGTGAGGGCTGGGGAGTCTGAGTATGAGAGCTTGGGAATCATTAATACAAACCCAGTTGCAAAGACTTCCGTGGATAGCGGGTTGTCGGAAAAGGGGAAGAAGCAGACTCTGAGGGCTGCTTTTGAACTGAAGGCAATGGGGGCTTGTGAAAATGGATGTTGGATTTGGCCTTCTATTACTCAGAGGGCTTATCAGGCTGCGGAGATTATAGCATCGGTTAATAGGGTCAGCCGAAG TTATATTGTACCAGAGTACAGCTTTCTAGATGCTCGTGGATTGGGAGCGTATGAAGGCAAAAACTTGGACTCTGTCTCTGAA GTATATGCATCAGATAGTATCTCTACTAGAATAAAACCTCCTCCTATTGACGATGGAACCCCGAACGAAAGTGTTGCAGATGTGTTTGTTCGCGTAACACAACTCATGTCAATTCTTGAGACCCAGTATTCTGGTGACACTGTCATTATCGTCTCACCAGACTCTGATAACTTGACAATCCTACAAGCTGGTTTGGTTGGACTTGACCTACGAAG GCATAGGGATCTTTCTTTTGCTCCTGGTGAAGTCCGATTTGTTGATGCCAGTAGTATCCCTACTTACAAGCAACCTGCCTCTGCCTTATATAAATGTTTGAATCCACcaaattgtaactaa